The genomic interval GGTTTTAGTCAAACTGTTGCGCTGCACCCAAGAGTGTAGGGTTTGAGAATCCCAGCGCTGAGCTTTTGGGTGAGCCCAGGGTCGCTGCGGGTCTATTTGCCGCGCCATGCCTTCAAATCGCGCCAACAACTGGCCGAGATCGGCTAATGCCACCGGGCCTATTTTTGGAATGGTGCCTTGGTAGCGAGTTTTCTTGGTGCCAAGTAAAAACAAATTGTCGCCGCGGTTATACAAGGGAAAGATGCTGCGTTTCGCTTCGCCCGCCAGCTTGTACATGCGATCTTGGCCTGGACCCAGCCACTGGCCACCGATGTCCACCACATCGCCATTGGCAAACTGGTGGTTGCGCACCCGGCCACCCACTTGCTCGCTCGCCTCTAAAAGCAAGATTGAGTATTTACGCGCTAAGATACGAGCAGCATATAGCCCAGAAAAACCAGCGCCAACAATAACGACGTCGTAATGACACAAGGGTTGTGGCGAATCGAAAGGTTTTGACATGCTGATTCTTGCCTAGGGAACAATTGTATGGCCTTATTAGAAAAATATAGCAGTTCTGGTAACTATCAGCGAATGCCGCACGTTCTTCGATATGCAATTCCTCTACTATTTATTGCCAATCTGCAGGCGCAAACAGCTGGATTGCAACCCTTTACCAGCGACGGCTGCAGCATGTTTCCCAACGGCTCGACCCATCAAGAGGAGCTTTGGCTGGATTGCTGCCAAGCACATGATGCAGCTTACTGGGCAGGAGGCACTCTTGATCAGCGCGACAATGCCGATCAAACCCTGCGGGCGTGCGTGGCGAGCAAAGGTGAAACCACAATAAGTTGGTTGATGCTGGCGGGGGTAAATCTTGGCGGCTCTCCCTTCTGGCCTACAAGCTTCCGCTGGGGCTTTGGCTGGCCCTATTTACGGGGTTACCAAGAACTGAGCGCCACAGAAATACGAGACATACAAAAAGGTTGGCCTACAAACATCGACTTGCCTGCTTACCTACAACCAACTCAAGAGCCAACACCCTAAACGCGTTTGGTTTTACTCTTCCTAGCGCTCGCGTTTTTTAACGCAACTATTACACCTACTGGCAACCTAACGCGCGCACTTGTTGCCTTCTGTTAGCAATTAGTGAGCGGGCCATGAAATACCAGCTCGGCTTGATATCATGCGATAGACTTCGAATACAACTACATTTCACAGGCGCAATATGCGAAACAAAAGGCAATACTTAGGGCTATACGTCATCTTATCCAGCGCGCTGTTTGCCTACGCTGCGTTTGCACAATCCCCGAGTTCATCCGTTAACCCTGTGCACGACGAACACAACACGACGGCCGTGCACGGCATGGTTCTGTTTGGTACGCAACAGCTCTACATTTCCCATCTAGGGTTATACCACCCCCCCTCATGATCGCCAAATTGTTGCCGCTGTAGAAATTCTTCATTCCGACCACAAACGCCATTTCGACAAATTAAGAGAAAACTACAAGGGCTTAATCACTATCGCACCTAAGGCTTTCCCACTTGCGAATCTAGCACCTGGCTCGTCGAGCTTTCAATCCGAGATAATAGCGGATGTTTATAAAGGGCACTTCGAAAGAGGTGGTAAAAAGGCACTATCGGATGTTGCCCTCAGCGTACAAAAACCTATCATTTACCAGCCACTGGACGCGAAACAAGCGCTGCGTAAACAGGCCCAATTTTGGCAGCTAGGTCAAGGCGACAGCGCCTTCATTATCTATAAAATTAGCGCCGCACCGGATCAAGACTATATAGCAAAAGTTGATAGCCCACTCATCTGCGAAAGCCTTTGTGAAATATCCTATAGTGAAAGGCACAAGGGTCCAGATTTAAGATTCCCCAGCCAACAAGCGCAGGTTTTTATGGCCGACGGTAAAACTGTTGCAATTGTTATTGAAAGAAATATTTATTATGAAACACAAGATTTCATACAATAGTCTCGCGCCAACTCTGTGCGATTCGCGCACAGAGGTTGAGCGACAACTTAATTGAGTTAACGAATAAACGCAGCCAAATCAGATTTTAGTTTTTTCAAATCATGTTTTCGAATGTACATCATGTGACCCGACTCGTAGTAGGCCATGGTGACATTATCTTGCAGTGACGCCGGCAGCCCCATGTGCGAAAAGTTAAACTCGGTGGCAAAGAAAGGCGTCGCTAAATCATAGTAGCCGTTGGCAACAAAAACACGCATATCCGGGTTGCGCAACATGGCGTGCCTTAGCTTGCGGCTCATGTCGAACATATCCTCGGCAAAGTCTTCGTAGTTCCAAGATTTCACACCACCGCCAAGTATGTGATAGGTAAGATCGCTCTCAAATTTTAGATCAGAGCGCAAATAATCCATAATGGCGGCGGTATAAGGCCCATGTATCGCCATATAAGATGGGTCGCGATAGCCAGGCTGATCTAGCGCATCCAATTCTTCAGTGACAAAACGGCTATCCAAACGGCCCACGGTTTTGCCATCTGCCCGCAATAGATTGTGAACAAATTCGTTCAGGCTAATGCGCATATTCTGCTCGCGCACATACTGTTCAGATAAGCCGGTAAAGGCCGACAATTTTTTAATGACTTGGTCTTTTTGCGCTTGCGTTGCCCAATCGCCCTGCATCAAAACTTGTGCATATTCACCAAGCGCAAAGTCGCGCGCCAGCTGCACGGTTTTCACGAGGTCTTTTTGTAAATCACTGTTGAGCTTGTTGTGATACCAAGCTGTGGCGGTATAAGCGGGCAACAAGGTTAGCGGCGACATCACTTGGGTGGGATCATTGGGGTCGTTTTCTATAGCGTAATTTAAGACGCTGGATATCAGCATCACGCCGTTGAAGTACACACCCATCTTTTCACTCATGTGATGGGCAACACCGGCCGAGCGCAAGGTGCCGTAACTTTCACCAATCAAATATTTGGGCGAGCTCCAACGCTCGTTGCGCGTCATATAAAGGCGAATAAATTCGGACACACTTTTAATGTCTTCCCACACTCCGTGAAAATCTTCCGCCTTGCCTTCGCCGCCCACGCGGGAGTAGCCGGTACCCACTGGGTCGATAAACACTAAATCTGTTTTATCTAAGATGGAATATTCGTTATCCACTACTTGGTAGGGCGGCGGCGTGGGAAAACCTTCATCGCCAAATAGCACGCGCTTGGGGCCAAGCGTGCCCATATGCAGCCAAACAGATGCAGAGCCTGGGCCGCCGTTATAGGCGAAAGTGATTGGCCGAGAACCCGGCTTCTCACCTTTTTTTACGTAGGCTGTGTAGTAAATGGAGCCAATTTTTTCGTGCGCGTCGTTATAGACAAAGGAAATGCCCGCCGTGGCTTGATAGCTCAGGGTTTTTCCGGCGATAGTCACTTTATGCTCGGTGATTTTTTGAATTTCTTCAGGAAATAAATCGATGGGTTCATCTTGGCCTTTTTCCTCTGCCCATGTCGTCGCAACGAGCAAGGAAAGAAAAAATGTAATAAGCAATTTAGTCATAGGAACACCCAAGAATGTTGGTACACATTAAGAAAGATAACAATGGTTCAACTTTAGACGAATGTCCCGAAAAATGCTTCAATAGTCGCTATTAACTGAAAAAGTTCTAATTGTCCTAAGCCTTTGCTCGACAGACGACGGAAAATCGCCTTTAGTATCTTAACTTAACGGCAAAAAGTGCATCACGAAGTGCTAAGCTAAGGCTGATAGCGCTGCCAAATCTGCGAGCGGCCAACAAAAGAAAAGCCTATAAAGCCGCGCACCTCCAATTGCTGCCCCTGTGCTTTTAGCTCGGCACTGGCGCTGTAGACTTTGCCATTTTCGGGGTCGAGAA from Simiduia curdlanivorans carries:
- a CDS encoding FAD-binding oxidoreductase; translation: MALLEKYSSSGNYQRMPHVLRYAIPLLFIANLQAQTAGLQPFTSDGCSMFPNGSTHQEELWLDCCQAHDAAYWAGGTLDQRDNADQTLRACVASKGETTISWLMLAGVNLGGSPFWPTSFRWGFGWPYLRGYQELSATEIRDIQKGWPTNIDLPAYLQPTQEPTP
- a CDS encoding S10 family peptidase is translated as MTKLLITFFLSLLVATTWAEEKGQDEPIDLFPEEIQKITEHKVTIAGKTLSYQATAGISFVYNDAHEKIGSIYYTAYVKKGEKPGSRPITFAYNGGPGSASVWLHMGTLGPKRVLFGDEGFPTPPPYQVVDNEYSILDKTDLVFIDPVGTGYSRVGGEGKAEDFHGVWEDIKSVSEFIRLYMTRNERWSSPKYLIGESYGTLRSAGVAHHMSEKMGVYFNGVMLISSVLNYAIENDPNDPTQVMSPLTLLPAYTATAWYHNKLNSDLQKDLVKTVQLARDFALGEYAQVLMQGDWATQAQKDQVIKKLSAFTGLSEQYVREQNMRISLNEFVHNLLRADGKTVGRLDSRFVTEELDALDQPGYRDPSYMAIHGPYTAAIMDYLRSDLKFESDLTYHILGGGVKSWNYEDFAEDMFDMSRKLRHAMLRNPDMRVFVANGYYDLATPFFATEFNFSHMGLPASLQDNVTMAYYESGHMMYIRKHDLKKLKSDLAAFIR